aaggggtgggggtgggggtcaggcCATTTCCTGAATCACTTGTTCTCAATCAGAGTCTGGACTCTGTACACAAGGTCTCGagccagcttcaggatctctttGGTGTTGTGGCGCTCAGCCATTTctggaagaagagggaaagggtTGAGCAGAGGCCACCAGGAAGAAGGCAAAGTGGCGAAGGAATCCCAGTGGGATCCCTGCCCCCAACCCCAGTCCTGGCACCATTGCAGAAAGAGACCAAGctgttcctccctcccctccccccccaaaaaaatgatgGCTTTGTCACAGAGGCCTGTCTGGATCACGGATCGGGAGCACCAATGGATTTCCTGCCCCCTGACCAGAGACTCTCCGATCTGTGACCCCTCCTCTGCCCCTGAGGCACAAAACTGGCGCTTGCCTCTTCAGGAAGCCAAGGGACCACCTTTCTTCAGCGccacaagagcagcagcagcagcagcagcagcagaaaccaCGTCAGGCAGGGTTTGCTCCGTGGCACGCCACACAAAGCACCCCCAAAGTCCTGGTTTCAAGACTCCCCGAGGGAGAGCCCAGAAAACTCACTTGTTTGGATGGCAAGTCCTCAGTTCCGACAGCCTCCCTGGCCACTAGTTTGGGGACTTTGGGGTCTGTAGTCAAAAAACTCCATTTCCCAAACTCCAGCCCTCAGCTCAGCTGGAGGTGACAGCTGGTACCTCTCAGATTCGGTCCcatggccccggggggggggggggcctcagTGTTCAGCCCCACTCCGAGATGGGGCTGTCAGACTCCAAACCGTACCGTTAAAGAACTTGATGATATCTGTGAAGTCCATGTTGTTCTCTAGGATGATGTCTCGATAGACCTCCACCAGGGCCAGAGCAATGAAGAGGACGTAGTGGGCAGAGGAGATCCGAGTGGCTGCCCAGATGGTCTCCCAGACAGAAAAGACGTCATTGTAAACGAGTTCTACAAGGAAGGAGCACCAATGAGGAAGAGCCCACAGAGGAGCAGCTCGgatcccccccaaccccaccccgaGGCCTTTCCCCTTCCTGCCTGCCCCCCGCAATTCAGCCAAAATGACTCCCTAGCAGATAGACCCTCCTACCCCTCTCACGCAAAGAGCTGCAGACTAGccgaaagggaggaggaggaggaggaggaggaggaggaggaggaggcatgcGCTTCAGGCCACCCTCTCTGCTCCCGCTGAGCATCCAGGTACACCTTGTTCAGTGACCGTGATCCCAGCACTCTCGTACGTACGACTCTTGCGCCCTCTCCCAAACCCCCACTTCTCAGGAACCTTCGAGGACAAATGTATCTGTTCTCTGGGTCTGGAATCCACCCCAGCTCTCCACACACCTCGCTTAAAATCCAGGAGGAACCAGCGATAGCAGAAGTAGAAATGTGTGTAATCGCCGTTCTGGTGCATCAGCTCAAAGAGTTCCGAGTCCAAAATCTgccaggaaggaaaaggaaaaaaaaggctctACAGACCTTTATTTGCCCACATCTGTACGATGCAATCTgcacaaagggtgtgtgtgtgtgtgtgtctgtgtctgtttaTATGCTGGTACCCCATGTGCTGGAGACACCCCTACCCCTGGTACAACCTCTTCCCGACAATGGGAGAGGAATGGCTTGGGCTTTCAGCATGGAGAAGGAAGGCCCCCTGTGGAGGCACAGGCGGGCGTCTCCATGGCTAACACAGAACACACTGCCAGGAGGACACGGGGCACAAGCCAACCTCGCCGCCTGTCTGGTCCCACCcgtcccctgccctgccctgcctggtTTCAGGTTGTCGTCCACCTTGGCCAGCTGTGGTGCCAGTCGGGCAGCctgtctcctttctccttcctctggCAGGCCTGGCGCCTTTGGGCAATGAGGAGACCAGCCTCTGACGCATCTCCTCGCTCAAGGCACAGTGGCCCTCCCAGGAAAAATGAGAGGCCTCCCTCGCCATGCCTCCCACGGGGGCTCTTGCACGCCAAGCACTGATCTAGGTGGGTACCTGGATGAGGGAGCGCATGTTGGCAAAGTGGGTGTCCATCGCTCCTCCGTGGGGAAAGTTTTGGTTCATCCTCTTCATGAGCTCCGTGAAACAGCTGAAAGCGAGGGCTTCTGGGCagggagaaggtggggggggggaagcgcgtGAGAGAAAGCGAGGGACTGCAGCCTGGCCCAGAGCAGCCCTCCTCCCATTCTGGTCCTTTCCAGAAACTGCTGGGCTCCAACTCCCTGAGAAGCCGACAGCCCAAGACGCCGAGTGCGAAGTCCGCAGCCGCTGGAAGGCCCTCAAGGAGCCCCagcccccaacccccccccacctggGCTCCATTCAACGCCCCTCCTGCAGACACGAAGGGGCTTCAGTGCCCTTCCCTCTCATTTAAGAAAAAGCGGTTTTACTAAAACAATgggaaggaagccccccccccgctttcaaAATGTCCTCCCTCCCGCAGACTTGGAGGGGCAggattctcgggggggggggaaggctgggaGGGGCTTGAGGGTTGCAAAAGAAGGGCCTATGTGGGCCTTGAACAGGAGGGTTAAAAGCAGATCCACCAAAGGGATCCCCATGTTTGGGGCACAAGGTTTCTGAAGGGCACCATGTCGGCACCCTCAGGAGCGGGAGAGAGCAGCGGGAGGGGCAGAGGGAGGCCCCAAGTCTCCGTCCAGCCTTCCGGCCGCCCTTCGGGCACTCACCGTCGTCCAGAATGACGAGCAAAGGGGCCAGCAGATCACACATCCCCTGCACGTAGCCGACGTCAAGGTGGTGCCAAACGTAGCTGGTGGGACAGGAAAGGGCGAAGAAGGACCCCTTGGGGACCAGAACTGCCCGGAGTCTTCCTCCTGGACACGtttgcctgccccccctccccccaccctcccaaaaaagagagatgagagagggggaggggaaaggggccGAAGCTtgccgctgcctcctcctcctgctgggtCTTTCATGGCCAGGGTGCAGACGATGGGGCACTCAGGTGTGGACGGCTCATTGGGTTTTGCTCTCAAACAAGAGTGCTGTGGGACGGCCACCATTTATTTACTGAATTTAAGGAACGTTACCAGCCACCTTCTTGAAATCAAAACCAGAAGCAAATTCTAGGCAACTTTCAAAGGAGAAATCCAAACAAAATGTTAACGTATCAATGTGTTACATCTTTGCAAAATGTAAATGTATTTGCTTATGATAGAATGTATCATTAGGACCAATTCGTAAAACAGGAGCTGCAGGAGAACCGCCTTTCTGTTGCAAGGCATGTAAAAAATTATGAAGTGGGTGAAAGAAAGCGTTCCTGAAGAGGAGTCACAGTtgaaatcagccattctcaggaaAACCAAGAGCAAAGTCTGCCAGCCCAGCCCTCCGGGTGGTGTGAGGGCAGGCATTGTGGAAACGGaacgccgcccccccccccaccggccgGCCCCGGGCGGGCAGTTACCTGCACATGACGTTGCGAAGTTTCTCTAGGTTGGCAGGCGTGAAGTACCAGTAGTTCCGGTCACACCTCTGGACGTCCTTCTCGATGCGGTGCAGGTTAATGGTGTACAGGTCcagaagctctggctgcaagaagcaatggcggtgtgtgtgtgtgtgtgtgtgtgtgtgtgtgtgtgtgtgtgtgtgtgtgtgtgtgtgtgtgtgtgtgtgtgtgtgtgtgtgtgtgtgtgagtgagtgagtgagagagagagagagagagagagaaagagagagagaaagagagagagagagagagagagagagagagagagagagagagagagagaggccaattATGGAGGCTCGCCTGCACCTGTGAGTCTCTGTAAGGGGTTGTGCTAGGACACACCCAGGGCAGGGCTGCGCTCCAGTGGGTAAAGCTCGGCCTTCGCTAGAACTCTTTCCTCTTGGCAGTGTTTCAAAAATAATTCGTGGTCCTTCCTTGTCAGGAGGTTAGAAGGAGGACTCACCAGGTTACTCTCCATTTGTTATGACTGTTCTTAGCGTTGGGAACACCAGGGCATATTCTGCAGGAAATTACTGAGCCACTCCGAATAACTTAACACTTTGGGTAGCTACGTGACTTATAAGGAGTTACTTCCAAACTCCGATCGAGACTCTAGATTCCTCTTAATTCTCCACCTCTAAATGGTTCTGCTCATCCTGGGAAGGAGGACAGCTCCCGACAGCTGCTGGAGATCCTCTCCAAGCAACCTTCTGGCATCCACATCCCAGCTGGCGCGGCCTACACACCTTCTAGCTGGTTAAAGGATAAATCGAGAACGCTGCCTTCGGTACTGAATACACACTAATCTGGTGCCACTTTTGCTCTTTCCTTTGCGGTCCCCGTTCCCATGTACGGTTTTTCTCTTAAGCTGCACCTTTCCCTACTAAATAGTAAGTGGCAGGTGGCACTAAACCAACACCACTAGTAAATAAGTAAGCAAATAGATAAGTCACCTCAAAGGCAACACAACTCCAGGGGTGTGGTTTCAAAGAGCTGCTTTTCAAAATCAGAATGCGCAGGAGGCCACCATCCCCGTCCAGCCCTGTCAGGGTTTGAGGTGCTGGAAGGAACGGCCTCCCTGCCCCtgaccctccccctccccctccccctccccaaagagatGGACGGGGCAGTTCTTAGCTTCGCCAAGCCCCTCCTCCAtggcaacccccacccccaccctgccagCCACCCCTCCCAACTCACAGGATAGGTGACCCCTGAGGAAGAGACAGGGGAGATGGCGCTCAGGGTCAAGTCGGTGACGGCCAAGGGGCGAGCATCCGGCTGCGGCGGGTAGAGGCTTTCCATCTCTGGCTCCTCCGACAGGTCGTCCTCCTCGTCGCTCTCCAGGGAGTTGGCCGGCTCCGTGCCGTGGCCCACCCAGCTCTCCGTCCGGTCCCCTGTCCGAAGAGGCACCCCCCTCTCTGGATCAGGAAGCTTCTCGCCCATCAGAAAAAACTCGTCCAGCTTGCCCTCCGCCAGGGGGAGGTCCTCGTTCAAACTGTCCTGGCCTTGCAGCCCTTTGTCTCTCGCGCTCTTCCCATCCGCCAGGAGGCTTTGCAGGGTGAGGGTCTCCTGGCCGGCCTCCATCCTCATGGGGGCAGAGTGGTGGGGGCCCCCGGCCTCCCCAGCCTCGGCAGCACCGTCCTCCTCCGTGCTGCTGCCGAAGCCGCGCTCCGAGGAGGCCAAAAGAATGGAGAGGTTCCGGGAGGAAGGGTGGCTGGAGTCTGGTGAGCCGCGCGCCCCCCTGCCAGGGACAGTCCCGTTGGAGACGTCGTCCGGTCTGCCCTCCTCCGGCTTGGGTCCCACTTCTGGCTCTTCTAGTTCTTCAACAGACTCAAACACCTGGTCAGGCAGACACAAGGAGCCAAGATGGGTCGGGCCGTTCTGGTCCAACCCGGAACGGGTGCCTGAGGAGCGAAGAGGGAAGGCCTCGGGGCTCAGAGCCTGGAGTCCGCCCTGGGAGACCCCGAGGAGCCCAGGGCCGGCCCTTACCTGGGCACTCCCGCTGGAGTCGCTGTGCAGCCGGGTCAGGCTCTGGGGGCCGGAACTCCCACTCTGGGAAGactgggaagagaagaaagagggacagagatggagggagggaggcagaggagaTGAGCCGCCCCAGCTAGGGCCGCTCCAGCAGGCTGGAAAGTTACTCTCAAACTGCAGTGCACTATGGCCTGCAGGAAGGAACTCGTTGTGTCATTCTTCATTATGGCATTGATAACAACATTCCAAGGCTTCACTCATAACTTTTTAGCTACCTTTAAAAAAGAACTCTTAGAATGGCCAGACGCTAGCCAGATTCCCACTAGAAATACTTCCATCCTTAGTATCTCCTAAGTAAACAATAATCTTTACATCAATAAAAGGAACTTGTTCCCATTCCTCACATCCCTTCAAAATGTGATTTTATCAGActcaagataaataaataaataaataaataaataaataaacaaacaaacaaacaaacaaacaaacaaatgggggtggggaatcctgTTACACGGAAGTAAGGGTCATCCTCACGCACCTTGAGTGCTTTCCTTACAGACATGCAAATCTTTCAAAGTGATGGGCCTGAGGATGGAGACATGTTTATCTCACATGGAGGTATGTTTCTCTCCAGGTGACCACTTATAAGCTAAACACAGTTGAATGTGCGACGAAGGCCAGCTGGCCTGAGGAGAAGCAGAGCCAGCCCAGCTCTGCGCTGCCCTTTGCCTCGTCTCCCGTCCAGGCGCTGGTCTCCTGCTCGTTCGGAGTGAATCCCAGGGGCCTCCCTCCTCCTGGATCCCCTCGCCCAGCAGGCACACGGCTCACCTCACTGCTGAGGGTCGAGTCCCGGTGCATCATGCGCTCCATATGGGAGTCCACGCTGGCTCCCGAGGAGCACTTGGCCAGGGCAGCGGCGTGCGACTCCTTCTCCCGCTGCCGGACGATCGCCTCGCAGCCCAGCCATTCTGCCATGGTCTGCTCGTAGCAGGCGCGGGTCTGGCTGTCAACCTACATGGCCGAGAGAAAAGTAGGAGAAAGCAGCCACACGGCGGGCCCCTTCTCCACGGGAGAACAGGGTCGGATGAACGTCACCTGAGCCACAAAAGTCCACAGCCAAGCCCTGGGAGCCCCTGGACCCACCATGAGCCACACCTCCCCACCCAAACTAACCTGGAAAGGATCCTGAGGCGGGGGAGTGGGGGGCGTTAGGAAGGGGCAACCTCTTTTTAAAGTGGGTATTGCTAGACCTGGCAACTTCTAGGAAAGGTGATGCTCAATTTTTGATGGGTTTATTCTTCAGTCTGGAGAACCTTGGGGCATCACGAAATCAGATGTCCTGGGAGAGGGGGTACGTGTTGTCCACAAGCTGCATTATTTctaccccccaacacacacacacacacacacacacacacacagagagagagagagagagacagagagagagagagagagactttctccctccctctctctctctctctctctctctctcttttaaagtaaTACTCACCTCTCTCCTCTCTGCTTCTGACATCTCCAACCGGTAATGGCCCAGGAGGAAAGGCCAGACAGCTTTGCGGATCTCATGCTGTACTCCTCCAAAGTAGACCAGGCGCAGCAGCTCCTTCTCCTCATagctctgcaaagaaaaagaaatgaaggccAAAACAGTGGCGGTGATGACGATGGGGGCTCCatcgtgtgtttgtgtgtccggCCCTGGCAGCTGCCAGCTTCTTCTGCCCTCTGTCTGACCTTAAAAGACCAAGGGCAGCTACATGAAGGCACCATCAAAAGAAGCTTTTTCATCAATGTTTCGTGGAAACTGTTTCTATTCCAGCAAGCAGTTTGCGGTAAAACGAGATACAAAGAAACCGAGAACAGAaaacaatgaaacaataaaacgattgaaacagaaaacaaaacaagaggcaaTATACACATTAccttttgctctgcttttttgcTTCAGTACAATGTGACTTCTCAGGACAACAACGGGGGAAAAGTCTGGGAAAACGAGCCGCCTTCCACCCCTTGCCTCCGGGAGCCCTTGGCTGGGGAGCCGCGGCTGGtctctgccgggggggggggggcagcgggggggggggttctgcttCCCCAAAAGTTCTCCAGCTGGAAGCCAAGCCAACCTGGCCAGCCTGGGGCCCACGGAGCCGAGCCAACAGCCCCTCCCTTCGTGAAATGGGGGGAAGGGCGAGCGCCCCGCAGTACCGTGCTGTCCTGCAGGAACCTCTCCCAGATCTCGACGGTCAGGCCCCTCCTGGCGTCGCACGGCACTTCAGGAGACACAATGTCATGGTTCACCAGGGCTGACAGGTGTGTTCGCACAGTGGAGAGGTGGCGGCAGTAGGCGAGCCCTGCAGCAAGCATGGGAAGCAAGAAGCAAGAAGACCTCGCAGGAGCCCAGCAgaagcgggggggtggggggtggggtggggaaacatCCCCTTGGCAGCTGAACTCCCCCCTCTGCCCCACCCCATCCACCCTCATGATGCCTCAGACGACAGTTCCCGTCACGGATTGTGGCCCCGAAGGCTCTGCATCAGGGAATCAAGCGAGACTCACATCCATAAAAGGCTCTGGAGAGGATCTGGTACTTCATGTTATCACACAGCAGTTTTAGGGGGGCCCTGGGGAGAAATTAAAGGAGGAGATGAGGAGAGAGTAGGAGAAGTTCCTCTTTATCCCCATATTTTTCACTTATTGCCTAATTCAATCCAACCCAAGGCACCCCATTTGAAGGAGGCATGGAAAAGGGTTGACACGTTATTTCCTCGTTATAGCGccccccgcccgcctgcccgaCACCCCCAGCTTGGCTTGGTTTCCTTGCCTTTCATGGCTGCAGCCGTTGGATGgaccaccccccatggggccgcTCTGAGagcaggaggagcaggaagaCGTGCCCGTGCCCGGTTGCCACATGGAAGGAAGGGCGCTCGCTGGGGTGTCCATCAAGTCCTGGGGGGCTACagtgggaggaaagaagaggacaacagCCGGCCGTTGAGATCAGGATCCTTAACAGGAACTAAAGAAGCagacaagaaaataaaagggggaaaaaagcctatACCAAAGACGGACACCCCCTCACCCTGAAGGGAATATTGGGAAAGGGAAGAAGGCTCGTAGGGGGGGGATCTCAGAAGCTGTCAGGAACCAGAAATGCCCCCTTTTTCCTGGGCCCAGGATTGTGGGCAGAACGAGTTTATGTCCCTCATTCTGAACATGGAAATGATGTCCAGCCATGAACAAGCAGGGCCATCAGCGCCTTCGACCGTTCCCTTTGGGCAGCAAGGCCAGAATGAAGCGCGCAAAGAGAGGATCACTGCTGTATGCAAAGTAATCCAGTCTCCACCATGTGTTCAAGCCCAAAACCATTTCCCGGGCGGGCAGGGGGAAGTGTAAGCATGCTCAGCCTGAAATCTGCAGCGCCCTGAGTTTCAGAGGCTCAGGTAAGGTGTGGAAGGACCGACTGCACTCCAGTCAAAAGACAGGCCCTTTAGCATCTGCCTAGCTGGAAACTGAACTACGGCCTTAAATACTCTGGCAAGAGCTGAGCTTGGCTCAttggttctgctgctgctgcttttagtTGAGGGGGAAATGCCACAGCATAGTTGAATTATGAATGATGAAACACAAATGATGTTGAACTTGTGTATTCTTAGAGCACCCCTCAAATAGGAAGCTAGCCTGAAGCGAGGCACTGAATCTGGCTTGAACGTCAGCTGCTCTCCCTCACGCCTCAGGTCGAGGTCGCG
The genomic region above belongs to Pogona vitticeps strain Pit_001003342236 chromosome 14, PviZW2.1, whole genome shotgun sequence and contains:
- the SGSM1 gene encoding small G protein signaling modulator 1 isoform X1 yields the protein MAAAAAPGAAGRRGAPAVARPGAPAPAPAPTPSPAATVPAPGSSGSALRAAWTPSALLPPPLPPPPAEAETRQRLLRTAKKEVKQIMEEAVTRKFVHEDSSHIISFCAAVEACVLHGLKRRAAGFLRSNKIAALFMKVGKSFPPAEELSRKVQALEQLLENVRNQGPGIQENPRKVQKLPNLSPQAIRHLWIRTALFEKVLDKIVHHLVENSSKYYEKEALLMDPVDGPILASLLVGPCALEYTKMKTADHFWTDPSADELVQRHRIHSSHCRQDSPTKRPALCIQKRHSSGSMDDRPSLSARDYVESLHQNSRTTLLYGKNNVLVQPRDDMEAIPGYLSLHQAADFMTLKWTPNQLMNGSVGDLDYEKSIYWDYAMTIRLEEIVYLHCHQQVDSGGTVVLVSQDGIQRPPLRFPRGGHLLQFLSCLENGLLPRGQLDPPLWSQRGKGKVFPKLKKRSPPGSSESASDKEEEEATDYVFRILYPGSQSEFAPQDLMDTPASALPSMWQPGTGTSSCSSCSQSGPMGGGPSNGCSHERAPLKLLCDNMKYQILSRAFYGWLAYCRHLSTVRTHLSALVNHDIVSPEVPCDARRGLTVEIWERFLQDSTSYEEKELLRLVYFGGVQHEIRKAVWPFLLGHYRLEMSEAERREVDSQTRACYEQTMAEWLGCEAIVRQREKESHAAALAKCSSGASVDSHMERMMHRDSTLSSESSQSGSSGPQSLTRLHSDSSGSAQVFESVEELEEPEVGPKPEEGRPDDVSNGTVPGRGARGSPDSSHPSSRNLSILLASSERGFGSSTEEDGAAEAGEAGGPHHSAPMRMEAGQETLTLQSLLADGKSARDKGLQGQDSLNEDLPLAEGKLDEFFLMGEKLPDPERGVPLRTGDRTESWVGHGTEPANSLESDEEDDLSEEPEMESLYPPQPDARPLAVTDLTLSAISPVSSSGVTYPPELLDLYTINLHRIEKDVQRCDRNYWYFTPANLEKLRNVMCSYVWHHLDVGYVQGMCDLLAPLLVILDDEALAFSCFTELMKRMNQNFPHGGAMDTHFANMRSLIQILDSELFELMHQNGDYTHFYFCYRWFLLDFKRELVYNDVFSVWETIWAATRISSAHYVLFIALALVEVYRDIILENNMDFTDIIKFFNEMAERHNTKEILKLARDLVYRVQTLIENK
- the SGSM1 gene encoding small G protein signaling modulator 1 isoform X2, which encodes MAAAAAPGAAGRRGAPAVARPGAPAPAPAPTPSPAATVPAPGSSGSALRAAWTPSALLPPPLPPPPAEAETRQRLLRTAKKEVKQIMEEAVTRKFVHEDSSHIISFCAAVEACVLHGLKRRAAGFLRSNKIAALFMKVGKSFPPAEELSRKVQALEQLLENVRNQGPGIQENPRKVQKLPNLSPQAIRHLWIRTALFEKVLDKIVHHLVENSSKYYEKEALLMDPVDGPILASLLVGPCALEYTKMKTADHFWTDPSADELVQRHRIHSSHCRQDSPTKRPALCIQKRHSSGSMDDRPSLSARDYVESLHQNSRTTLLYGKNNVLVQPRDDMEAIPGYLSLHQAADFMTLKWTPNQLMNGSVGDLDYEKSIYWDYAMTIRLEEIVYLHCHQQDSGGTVVLVSQDGIQRPPLRFPRGGHLLQFLSCLENGLLPRGQLDPPLWSQRGKGKVFPKLKKRSPPGSSESASDKEEEEATDYVFRILYPGSQSEFAPQDLMDTPASALPSMWQPGTGTSSCSSCSQSGPMGGGPSNGCSHERAPLKLLCDNMKYQILSRAFYGWLAYCRHLSTVRTHLSALVNHDIVSPEVPCDARRGLTVEIWERFLQDSTSYEEKELLRLVYFGGVQHEIRKAVWPFLLGHYRLEMSEAERREVDSQTRACYEQTMAEWLGCEAIVRQREKESHAAALAKCSSGASVDSHMERMMHRDSTLSSESSQSGSSGPQSLTRLHSDSSGSAQVFESVEELEEPEVGPKPEEGRPDDVSNGTVPGRGARGSPDSSHPSSRNLSILLASSERGFGSSTEEDGAAEAGEAGGPHHSAPMRMEAGQETLTLQSLLADGKSARDKGLQGQDSLNEDLPLAEGKLDEFFLMGEKLPDPERGVPLRTGDRTESWVGHGTEPANSLESDEEDDLSEEPEMESLYPPQPDARPLAVTDLTLSAISPVSSSGVTYPPELLDLYTINLHRIEKDVQRCDRNYWYFTPANLEKLRNVMCSYVWHHLDVGYVQGMCDLLAPLLVILDDEALAFSCFTELMKRMNQNFPHGGAMDTHFANMRSLIQILDSELFELMHQNGDYTHFYFCYRWFLLDFKRELVYNDVFSVWETIWAATRISSAHYVLFIALALVEVYRDIILENNMDFTDIIKFFNEMAERHNTKEILKLARDLVYRVQTLIENK